One Streptomyces sp. L2 genomic window carries:
- a CDS encoding SsgA family sporulation/cell division regulator → MEHTVVERELELNLVLSPERSVPVPARLSYRTDDPYAVHVTFHINSEHPVNWTFARELLVEGVFRPCGQGDVRVWPTKADGRSVVLMALSSPDGDALLEAPSAQVSAWLERTLRVVAPGTEAARLGIDDALDQLLAQ, encoded by the coding sequence ATGGAGCACACCGTGGTGGAGCGCGAGCTGGAGCTGAACCTCGTCCTGTCGCCGGAGCGGAGCGTCCCGGTCCCGGCGCGGCTGAGCTACCGCACCGACGACCCGTACGCCGTGCACGTCACCTTCCACATCAACTCCGAGCATCCCGTCAACTGGACGTTCGCGAGGGAACTCCTGGTGGAGGGGGTGTTCCGGCCGTGCGGGCAGGGGGACGTGCGGGTGTGGCCGACGAAGGCCGACGGGCGCAGCGTGGTGCTGATGGCGCTGAGTTCGCCCGACGGCGACGCCCTGCTGGAGGCGCCCTCCGCGCAGGTGTCGGCGTGGCTGGAGCGGACGCTGCGGGTGGTGGCACCGGGGACGGAGGCCGCGCGGCTGGGCATCGACGACGCGCTCGACCAGCTGCTGGCGCAGTGA